Genomic segment of Vibrio celticus:
TGATACCCATGGCTTTGTGGTCGTAACCGTTAGAGCCACCCGATGCAAACGCATCACCTAACCAGAAGTTGTACTCTTCAGCTACTGAGTTCGCTAGATCTGAGAATGTCGCGGTGCCTTTATCGGCAGCAACAACCAAGTAAGGGTCATCTTCATCGTGACGAACAACGCTCTTAGGTGGGATAACCTCACCTTCAATGATGTTGTCTGAAACGTCTAGCAATGCACGGATGAAGCGCTTGTAACAACGTTGGCCTTCAGCAAAGATCTCGTCTCGGCCAGACATCATGTGTTGACGCTTACAAACGAAACCACCTTTAGCGCCAACCGGTACGATAACCGTGTTCTTAACTTGTTGCGCTTTAACTAGGCCTAGAATCTCAGTACGGAAGTCCTCTTGACGGTCTGACCAACGTAAACCACCACGTGCTACTTTACCGCCACGTAGATGCACACCTTCAATATCTGGTGCGTAAACGAAGATCTCAAACGCAGGAACCGGCGCTGGGATATCTGGAATCTCGCTTGGTCTCATTTTCAGAGCCAACCAAGGTTTAGACTGCTTGTTCTCGTCTACTTGGTAGTAGTTAGTACGAAGCGTTGCAGTGATCATTTCCATGTAGCGACGAATGATACGATCATCATCCAAGCTTTCTACATGATCTAATTGTTCAGTGATCTTCTTAATAAGATCTTGTTGGCCTTTCACGCTGCCCTTCAGTTTCGGGTCAAAACGCTTGCCGAATAGGCTCACTAACCCTTTCGCTAACTCTGGGTAATGAGACAATGTGTCTTCAATGTATTGTTGGCTGAATGGGAAACCAACTTGACGCATGTAGCGAGCATAAGCACGTAAGATTGAGATTTCACGGCCAGAAAGACCAGCGCCCAATACCAAGCGGTTGAAACCATCGCTGTCTAACTCTCCCGCCCAAATTGCTGCGAACGCTTGTTGGAAAAGATCGCGCGCTTCGCGAAGATCGATAGTCTTATCGCTCTTGTGCAACATCGAGAAATCAAGGATCCAGTATGTCACACCATTAGTTTTACGCACTTCATAAGGTGATTCACCGATAACGCGTAGGCCGAAGTTTTCAAGCATTGGCATCACATCAGAAAGGTGAATTGGCTCATCGCTGTGGTAGAACAACTTCAAACGAACTGCTTTAGAATCTGCCGCCTCTTCTTGAGGACGGTAGAAAAGCATACCCAATTTGTTGTCTTCACTTAGTGCTTCTAAACGTTCAATATCCGCAACTGCAGAACCTGGCATCATGTCTTCTTTGTACGAACGTGGGAATGCACGCATGTACTCTTTCGACAATGGAAGCCCTTTGCTCTCACCGAAGTTTGCAATGATTGATTCAGACAGGCGGTCATCCCACGTAGACGATACTTCCATTAAATTTTGCTCAATTGTTTTCACGTCCACATCCATGTTGTTGTTATCAACACGAACAATATAGTGCGTTCTCGCCAGTGGGCTTTCAGAGAAGTAAGTTGTGAATTCAACCTCTTCTTCACAACCAAAGTACTGCTTCAAGATGCGTTGTGTTTGGCGACGAAGCTCAGTGTTGTAACGATCTTTTGTTACGTAAACCATGCAGCTAAAGAAACGGCCAAACGGGTCTTTGCGAACGAACAGACGCAGAAGATCGCGATCTTGCATTTGTACTACGCCAGTACCCACTTCAAGTAACTCTTCTTCTCGAGCTTGAAGCAATTCATCACGTGGGTAGTTTTCAAGAATGTTGTGCAGTGCTTTGTAAGAGTATGAACCCTCACGGTAACCACTCGCGTCTAAGATTCGGTCTACTTTCTCACGAACAAGAGGAATCGTTTCAACGGTTTGGTTATAAACAGCAGACGTGTAAAGACCAGTAAAGCGGTGCTCACCAATGACCTTACCGTTCTTATCGAACTTCTTAATACCGATGTAATCGTTGTAAGCTGGGCGGTGAATGCGTGAAGCCGTGTTGCCCTTGGTTACAATAAGTACATAAGGCTTTTTCGCTTCAAGGCGTGCCGAATCAGAAAACTCAGACAACTTAACGTTACGTACACGATCTGAATTCGCAAACAAACCAAGACCTTGCTCCTTGGTCGGTTGCAGTTCAGTGTCGCCGTTAACTGAAACTAGGTCATATTCCTTATAACCCATGAATGTGAAGTTGTGTTCACCTAACCAACGAAGAAAAGCCAACGTTTCATCAAAGCGCTGGCCGTCTACTGGAATGGTCTCTTTTTGCTGTTCAACTTGATTGGTCACTTCTTCAAGTCTTTCAACCATCTTCAACCAATCGTTCACGACTAAGCTCGTGTCGGTAAATATATCCAGCAGTTCCGTTTTAAGCGCTGTCATTTCAGCTTTGCTGCTAAGACGGTCAACTTCTATATGGAAAAGCGATTGGAATGCACCTTCGTTATTGCTAACACCGACAACACTGCCCTTATCTGAGCGAGAGATTTGTGTTGGGTTATGAAGCATAAGGTGAGAAGAAAGGTCTAGGCGAGTCAATGCCATTTTTACAGAATCAACAAGGAATGGGCTGTCTGGAACGACTATCTCAACGATAGTGTGAGTAGACTGCCAACCTTGACGACTTACCGTCGGGTTGAAAACGCGTACAGAGATTTCGTCGGCTTTCTTTTCATTGATGTGATGCCATAAGCTAACTACAGCACCATATAAATCGGATTCGTTTCTCTGAGTCAGATCGTCGTGAGAAACGTTACTAAACAAGTGTTGAGCAAGTTGAGTTACGAGAGGTCGATGAGCAAGGTCAAGTTTGTCTTGAATCAGCTTGTAAACTTTTTCAAGTAAAACTGGAACCACAGTTTCACGTGCGGTCATAGTCACACTCCACAATTAGAATTATATTTTATTATTAGGGGGATCACTTAATCTGGTGTTTGAAACGTGCCGTTGAGCGCTTTTCTACTAACGAGTTAAGCAAAGGTAATGCATTCATTTATTGTAAAAGCATTATTGAAAAATAGTTAATTGTTTTGGAGGTGGTAAGAGGTGAAATGTTTGATTATGTGATTAAGATTCCTTTTAACTCACTAGGCACGCCAAGGTTTACAGAGCTTCCAACTTAATAAACTTATTTTTTTGGTCAGTTGTCAGCCTAAACTGTCCTCTAACCCCTATTTGTGTAAGAAATGGTCTGAATCGAGTTGCAGGTAACTGTAAACGTAAACCTGTTGTTGTTATCACTTGAACTTTACTTGCCGCACCAGAATAGCTGGCTAAAAACTGCTGATATGAGATGTTAAGTTGGAAAATATAGCGATTCATACGATACCTGTATAAATATACAGTGCCAGTGTTTTTTGGCACTTTAGAATGTCTGACGGTGAAGCTGAGCTTGAAACTGAACTTAAAACTGCTCTAGCTTATCGAAAATTCGATGAACCAGAAACAAAAAATCAGTGGTAGATATTCTCTACCACTGATGGCCTTTCGTTATAGCAAACAGCTTATCTTATTGAGCGTTTAACTTAAGCTTCTAGTGCTTTCGTCACTTTCTCAAACAAGTCTTTTGCTAGGTTGTCCATGTTCTTTAACGTCTCTAGTTCTTTTTTGATCAGAGCTTGGCGTTCATCATCGAACTTACGGAACTTAAGTAGTGGATCAATCAGACGTGAAGCCACTTGCGGGTTGCTGCTGTTTAGCTCACGTAAGATCTCGCCAGCAAATGCATAGCCTTGACCAGACTTGTCGTGGAATTGAACCGGGTTCATGTTTAAGAATGAACCAACCAAGTTGCGAGTTCGGTTCGGGTTCTTCAAACTAAACGCTTGATGTGACATCGATGCTTTGATCACTTCAAGAGCATTGGAACTTGGGTTTGTACCTTGTAGAGCAAACCACTTATCCATAACAAGACCATCGTGTTTCCACTTGTCGCTGTAATCCGCCATCAAGGTTTCACGACATGGTAGTTGCGCACTGTTTGCCGCACCCATTGCTGCCATTGTATCGGTCATGTTGTTTGCTTGTTGGTACATTGCAACAACCAAATCGTTACCCTGTTCTGTGTGCGCTAAGTAACTTAGGCAAACTTTACGTAGAGTACGCTTACCAATCGAATCGTGATCGATCGTGTATTCCGTTAGTGCGTTGCTGTGATAAACCGCCGCTAACTCGTCTTCAAGTTCTGCAGCTAGTGTGACTTTCATTGAGTTAAGAACCGATGCGACCGCATCAATATCAACACGCTCATACCAACCTGATACTTCATTGTGGCTTGGTAGAGAAAGCATTTCTGCAATAAACGCAGGCTCTAGTGAATCACTCAGCAGTACGCCACGGAATGCATCAACAACAGAATCAGAAAGCTCAAACTCTTGACCCTGTTGAACCTTCTCAACATTGCTGCGGATGTACTTCGCTAATAGCATTTGACCCGCATCCCAACGAGAGAACTCATTGCGTGCATTTACCATTAGGAAGATCAGCTCTTCATCTGAATAGTTGTACTCCAGTTTCACTGGCGCAGAAAATTCACGAAGTAATGATGGGATCGGTTGCTCTGAAACGTTTTCAAACACGAACGTTTGCTCTGCTTCTTTCACATCTAATACATTATGAACTGGCTTACTGTTACATTGTAACTCAACAACTTCACCCGCAGCCGTGTATAACTCGATATCAAGAGGAATATGCAGAGCCTGCTTTTCCGTTTGCTCATGAGTTGGCGCTGTTACTTGGCGAGTTGTTAACGTGTACTGCTTCTTCTCTGCGTCGTACTTACTTTCAACAGACAGCGTCGGCGTGCCAGACTGGCTATACCATAAACGGAACTGAGATAGGTCGACACCCGATGCATCTTCCATTGCCGCGACGAAGTCTTCACATGTTGCAGCCGTACCATCGTGACGTTCAAAGTAAAGCTTCATACCTTTTTGGAAACCGTCTTCGCCTAACAATGTGTGGATCATACGGATCACTTCACTGCCCTTTTCGTATACAGTCAATGTGTAGAAGTTATTCATTTCTATCACTTTTTCTGGACGAATTGGGTGAGACATCGGACTTGCGTCTTCAGCGAATTGTGGCCCGCGAATAATACGAACATTGTTGATTCGGTTTACTGCGCGAGAGCCAAGATCAGATGAGAACTCTTGGTCGCGGAATACAGTTAAGCCTTCTTTCAAGCTCAGCTGGAACCAATCGCGACACGTCACTCGGTTACCGGTCCAGTTATGGAAATATTCGTGACCGATTACTGCTTCGATACCTAGGTAATCGGTATCCGTAGCAGTTTGGTCGTTCGCGAGAACAAACTTAGAGTTGAATACGTTCAGACCTTTGTTTTCCATCGCACCCATGTTGAAGAAATCAACGGCTACAATCATGTAGATGTCTAAGTCGTACTCTAAGTTGAAACGCTCTTCATCCCACTTCATTGAGTTAATCAAAGAAACCATCGCGTGGTTAGCTCTGTCTAGGTTGCCTTTGTCGACAAAGATTTCTAGGTCAACGTTACGACCCGATTGCGTAGTATAAGCATCACGAAGTACATCAAAGTCACCAGCAACAAGTGCAAACAAGTAAGCAGGTTTTGGGTGTGGGTCTTGCCACTTCACCCAGTGACGTCCATTTTCAGCTTCACCTTCATCAACACGGTTACCATTACTTAATAAGAATGGATTTTCTGCTTTGTCCGCGATAACCGTGGTGGTGAATTTTGCCAATACGTCTGGGCGGTCCATGTAGTAAGTGATACGACGGAAACCTTCCGCTTCACATTGAGTACAGAAAGCACCACCCGATTTGTACAGGCCTTCAAGTGCACTGTTCCCTTCAGGATCGACTTCAGTCACGATCGTTAATGTGAATTCTTGTGGTAGATCGTTCAGTGTCAGTTGAGTTTCAGACTGCTCATACTGAGTCCACTCTTTACCTTCTACCAGAACAGAAACCAGCTTCAAGCCTTCACCATCAAGTACTAAGGTCGAGCTATCTTTCTCTTGCTTAACACTAGACACCGCCGTAATGATGGATGCTGAATCGTACAAATCGAAAGTAAGATCGATTTCAGAAATAGTGTGAGATGGTGATTGATAATCTTTACGATACTTGGCTTGAGGTGTATGTGCCATGACGGGTTCCTTTTGATCGTTATACGTAATTATTTGTTAACTGTATATATCTAAAGGTTGAGCGCCAAGAACACAAGGGGAATATTAAAAAAAGGAGGCATTGTAGGAAAATGCCTCCATGTTTTGCTATTTTATCAATCAAATCAGAAAGGAACGGCTAAGAAATGAACTGTGTGCCATATTTTCAACGAGCCGATTTTATGGCTAAAACTCGTCCTTAACGTATGCGATTAAGCACCGCGAACATGTCTCCCTCTTCGCCTTGAAGCGTCAAAACATCACTGTTCAAAGTGTAACGAGTACCGTGTTCGCCGTTCTCGTAAAGTAGAACTAATTGGTCGCCCTCGGTGTAATACACACCCCGACGAATGACTTCTCCCCCTTCTTCATCGGACACTCGGAACATGAAGATAAAATCTGGTTGAAG
This window contains:
- a CDS encoding NAD-glutamate dehydrogenase, producing MTARETVVPVLLEKVYKLIQDKLDLAHRPLVTQLAQHLFSNVSHDDLTQRNESDLYGAVVSLWHHINEKKADEISVRVFNPTVSRQGWQSTHTIVEIVVPDSPFLVDSVKMALTRLDLSSHLMLHNPTQISRSDKGSVVGVSNNEGAFQSLFHIEVDRLSSKAEMTALKTELLDIFTDTSLVVNDWLKMVERLEEVTNQVEQQKETIPVDGQRFDETLAFLRWLGEHNFTFMGYKEYDLVSVNGDTELQPTKEQGLGLFANSDRVRNVKLSEFSDSARLEAKKPYVLIVTKGNTASRIHRPAYNDYIGIKKFDKNGKVIGEHRFTGLYTSAVYNQTVETIPLVREKVDRILDASGYREGSYSYKALHNILENYPRDELLQAREEELLEVGTGVVQMQDRDLLRLFVRKDPFGRFFSCMVYVTKDRYNTELRRQTQRILKQYFGCEEEVEFTTYFSESPLARTHYIVRVDNNNMDVDVKTIEQNLMEVSSTWDDRLSESIIANFGESKGLPLSKEYMRAFPRSYKEDMMPGSAVADIERLEALSEDNKLGMLFYRPQEEAADSKAVRLKLFYHSDEPIHLSDVMPMLENFGLRVIGESPYEVRKTNGVTYWILDFSMLHKSDKTIDLREARDLFQQAFAAIWAGELDSDGFNRLVLGAGLSGREISILRAYARYMRQVGFPFSQQYIEDTLSHYPELAKGLVSLFGKRFDPKLKGSVKGQQDLIKKITEQLDHVESLDDDRIIRRYMEMITATLRTNYYQVDENKQSKPWLALKMRPSEIPDIPAPVPAFEIFVYAPDIEGVHLRGGKVARGGLRWSDRQEDFRTEILGLVKAQQVKNTVIVPVGAKGGFVCKRQHMMSGRDEIFAEGQRCYKRFIRALLDVSDNIIEGEVIPPKSVVRHDEDDPYLVVAADKGTATFSDLANSVAEEYNFWLGDAFASGGSNGYDHKAMGITAKGGWESVKRHFREMGINCQSTDFTAIGVGDMAGDVFGNGMLLSKHIRLQAAFNHMHIFIDPNPESASSWVERDRLFNLPRSSWEDYNKELISQGGGIFSRRAKSISLTPEIQKMLGTKKASMAPNDLIKAILSMKVDLLWNGGIGTYVKSSSETHTDVGDRANDVLRIDGRDLKAKVVGEGGNLGMTQLGRIEYALTGGRVNTDFVDNVGGVDCSDNEVNIKIFLNGLVSNGDLTVKQRNQVLESMEDEVGEIVLDDAYCQAESISVTEHQGVGLVKEQIRFIHTMEKAGYLDRGLEYIPDDETLLEREKQGQALTRPELSVLIAYGKMVLKEDLVSDDIANDEFHTQQLMQYFPTELRRNYSQHMDNHPLRAEIIATALANQMVNEMGCNFVTRLQEETGANIVDIANAYAASREIYGLGKVLKSIRELDNISSSEAQYELLYHVRRTLRRLARWLLRNRTGKQSVNALIELYQGDVAAITEKLDENLVASEVEEHQAMAQLWIDQGVNAELANSVARLSSLYSALDISTVARETGKTVQQASKLYFNLGDRLSLHWFLKQINSQAVDNNWQALARAAFREDLDWQQRQLTGQVLNCGCASDIDVIKALDDWMESNSVSLHRWESILNEFKVGSVHEFAKFSVALRELMLLNLNCMSKD
- a CDS encoding DUF2835 domain-containing protein is translated as MNRYIFQLNISYQQFLASYSGAASKVQVITTTGLRLQLPATRFRPFLTQIGVRGQFRLTTDQKNKFIKLEAL
- the pepN gene encoding aminopeptidase N; this encodes MAHTPQAKYRKDYQSPSHTISEIDLTFDLYDSASIITAVSSVKQEKDSSTLVLDGEGLKLVSVLVEGKEWTQYEQSETQLTLNDLPQEFTLTIVTEVDPEGNSALEGLYKSGGAFCTQCEAEGFRRITYYMDRPDVLAKFTTTVIADKAENPFLLSNGNRVDEGEAENGRHWVKWQDPHPKPAYLFALVAGDFDVLRDAYTTQSGRNVDLEIFVDKGNLDRANHAMVSLINSMKWDEERFNLEYDLDIYMIVAVDFFNMGAMENKGLNVFNSKFVLANDQTATDTDYLGIEAVIGHEYFHNWTGNRVTCRDWFQLSLKEGLTVFRDQEFSSDLGSRAVNRINNVRIIRGPQFAEDASPMSHPIRPEKVIEMNNFYTLTVYEKGSEVIRMIHTLLGEDGFQKGMKLYFERHDGTAATCEDFVAAMEDASGVDLSQFRLWYSQSGTPTLSVESKYDAEKKQYTLTTRQVTAPTHEQTEKQALHIPLDIELYTAAGEVVELQCNSKPVHNVLDVKEAEQTFVFENVSEQPIPSLLREFSAPVKLEYNYSDEELIFLMVNARNEFSRWDAGQMLLAKYIRSNVEKVQQGQEFELSDSVVDAFRGVLLSDSLEPAFIAEMLSLPSHNEVSGWYERVDIDAVASVLNSMKVTLAAELEDELAAVYHSNALTEYTIDHDSIGKRTLRKVCLSYLAHTEQGNDLVVAMYQQANNMTDTMAAMGAANSAQLPCRETLMADYSDKWKHDGLVMDKWFALQGTNPSSNALEVIKASMSHQAFSLKNPNRTRNLVGSFLNMNPVQFHDKSGQGYAFAGEILRELNSSNPQVASRLIDPLLKFRKFDDERQALIKKELETLKNMDNLAKDLFEKVTKALEA